A section of the Carya illinoinensis cultivar Pawnee chromosome 12, C.illinoinensisPawnee_v1, whole genome shotgun sequence genome encodes:
- the LOC122290116 gene encoding receptor-like protein 3 has product MQDLKPHYLLFTLFIFGVFSANHACNQLDRNSLLSLLIDSSNSTPFNGSSINCCHWEGISCDHKGRVTHLWLPSKDLKGSISPSLGNLTRLSHLNLSHNSLTGLLPTGLFTFLNQLRVLDLSYNYLGGQLPSGIGGCSKLKIFWAGFNSFSGFLPHDIYNVAALEEISLPSNNLSGPISNEIMNLTKLTSLELYQNQLSSHLPLNIGKLSKLKQLILHTNYLTGSFSQSLLNCTNLIHLNLWMNFFHENITDLNISSLHRLTILDLGSNNLVGKFPASIHACVSIRGIRVAVNQLEGQIPPEVAQLKYLSFLSVVGNKLTNVTAAIKILMRCKNLEVAILADNFLKESMPSDVSMIDTDGFKNLRYLELSFCQLTGQFPIWISKLRNLQFLGLGFNRITGSIPGWLSTLPRLNMINLQENLFSGEFPKKFCGLQAFVSPQAIDDNSSLTMRIYYGIDYLNSLIYFSRQIILRNNSLSGTIPTEIGCLKRLRWLDLSHNKLTGTIPTQISELIDMEYLDLSANHLYGEIPVSLISLHFLNAFNVANNNLNGAIPVGTQLETFDASAFEGNPGLCGYPLPPCSHLTSSKQDEDIQDEEDRHTIPWFLVTVVLGFILGFWGVCGPLVLNKKWRVAYFRFFDKLKDRFYEKLEVFWSD; this is encoded by the coding sequence ATGCAAGACTTGAAACCTCATTATCTCCTTTTCACCTTGTTTATCTTCGGTGTTTTCTCTGCAAATCATGCATGCAACCAATTAGACCGCAATTCACTCTTGTCCTTGCTCATCGATTCGTCTAATTCCACTCCTTTTAATGGGTCTTCCATTAATTGTTGTCACTGGGAAGGTATTTCTTGTGATCATAAAGGTAGAGTCACCCATCTATGGTTACCATCTAAAGACCTCAAAGGGAGTATATCTCCCTCTCTTGGTAACCTCACACGTCTTTCTCACCTTAATCTCTCCCACAACTCACTTACAGGTCTTCTACCTACAGGACTCTTCACATTCTTGAATCAACTCAGAGTCCTTGACTTGAGTTACAACTATCTAGGTGGCCAACTTCCTAGTGGAATTGGAGGATGTTCTAAACTGAAGATTTTTTGGGCAGGTTTCAACTCTTTCTCGGGATTTCttccacatgatatatataatgtggCAGCGTTAGAAGAAATCTCCTTACCGTCTAATAATCTTTCGGGCCCCATCAGCAATGAAATCATGAACCTTACCAAGCTGACCAGCCTTGAGTTGTATCAGAATCAATTGAGCAGCCATCTACCTTTGAACATTGGAAAGCTTTCCAAATTGAAGCAATTGATCCTTCATACAAACTACTTAACGGGTTCTTTCTCCCAATCTTTGCTGAATTGCACAAATCTCATCCATTTGAATTTATGGATGAATTTCTTTCATGAAAATATCACCGACTTGAATATATCAAGTCTTCATCGACTCACCATACTTGATCTAGGAAGTAATAATCTCGTTGGTAAGTTTCCAGCAAGCATTCACGCATGCGTGTCAATAAGAGGAATTAGAGTTGCTGTAAACCAGCTAGAGGGACAAATTCCACCTGAGGTGGCTCAATTGAAATATTTGTCTTTCCTTTCAGTTGTTGGCAATAAGCTAACTAATGTTACTGCCGCAATAAAGATTTTGATGCGTTGCAAGAATCTTGAGGTTGCCATCCTTGCAGACAATTTTTTGAAAGAGTCCATGCCATCTGATGTTAGTATGATTGATACAGATGGATTTAAAAATCTTCGATATTTGGAGCTTTCGTTTTGCCAGTTGACCGGTCAATTTCCCATATGGATATCTAAGCTAAGAAATCTGCAATTTCTAGGCTTGGGTTTTAATCGCATCACAGGTTCTATTCCCGGTTGGTTGTCAACCCTTCCAAGACTCAACATGATAAACTTGCAAGAAAACCTCTTTTCAGGTGAGTTTCCAAAGAAATTTTGTGGACTGCAGGCATTTGTGTCACCACAGGCTATTGATGATAACAGTTCTTTGACTATGCGAATATATTATGGGATTGATTATTTAAATTCCCTGATCTACTTTTCTCGACAAATAATCCTTCGAAATAATAGTCTTAGTGGCACTATCCCCACTGAGATAGGATGTTTAAAGAGACTTCGTTGGTTAGATCTTAGCCATAACAAGTTGACAGGCACCATTCCAACCCAAATATCAGAGCTCATAGACATGGAATATTTGGATCTATCTGCAAATCATTTGTATGGTGAAATACCAGTATCATTAATTAGCCTGCATTTCCTAAATGCCTTTAACGTAGCAAACAATAATCTCAATGGAGCAATACCAGTAGGCACTCAACTCGAGACTTTTGATGCCTCTGCATTTGAGGGTAATCCAGGACTTTGTGGCTACCCACTTCCTCCATGTAGCCATCTTACAAGCAGCAAACAAGACGAGGACATTCAAGATGAGGAAGACAGACATACAATTCCATGGTTTCTTGTTACTGTGGTGCTTGGCTTCATTTTAGGATTTTGGGGAGTGTGTGGTcctttagttttaaataaaaaatggagagTTGCATATTTTCGATTCTTCGATAAGCTAAAAGATAGGTTCTATGAGAAACTAGAAGTGTTTTGGTCAGATTGA